DNA sequence from the Neospora caninum Liverpool complete genome, chromosome VIIa genome:
GAGCCTGACTCGTGGCTGTGGCTTCATATACGGTGAATCCCATGACAAGAATCATGATCGGGACGTAAATCGCGCCGCCTGAAcgcaagcagagaagcgtgaaaagacgaaacgcgtgGAGGCGCCGACAGAACGAATATCGAGAATggaggcgcagcgagagGCCGGAAAGTGtaggaaacagagacagcacaTCCGAAAAAGGATGATTTCGTTCTGTGCGTCAATGTTGATGCTCGGTTACACATTTTAAACGCGAACATCCCGGGTAAACTTTGACCTTTTTCAAACCTGCCTGGAATCATAAAAGGAACCCCCGTCCATTGTCGAAAATATGCATTGATGGACCTATTCCGTACAGCCTAACATAAGGAGACCGCCATAGTGAAATCAGGATACTCGTACAGCTGGTATGCAAACGTTGGCTCTCAATTATGCGCTGGACACAGAGGAGAGTGCGGCAAGGCGAGGCTCGACCGGTGAAAAGACGTCggcaaagacgagaaaccaCTGGGAACAGAGCGCACGTGCGCGCGAGAGGGCaaatgaggaagaggaatACGGAAGGAATGGAAACcggagcgcgaagacgcaagaggaagaactccgaagcgaagcaggaaggAATGCCATAATGGACAAGCAGAAAGTCAGAAGCTGTTAGCACTCGtccttctgtcgcttcccttcgcttccccTGCCTCAAACTTTACGGCGAacttcctccttcctcttcctttgcgtctccgtccttctctcttcaggaCCTGTTCCCCATTTCTCTAGAGGCGCCTCTCACCTCCCGCGCCGGCTGCAACAGCAATGATGCTCGCAGAGCCAATGGCGAGCACGCCGACGACGTCCAGCGGGTGAGCGAGGTCTGCAAcgcttttcccctccgcTGTGGAGTCTTCTGCAGCGCTCAATCGACGAGGCTTGAGCAGAGAACCCGCggcgttctctgcttctctgcggTCCCCTCGGAGCCCGAACGAAAGGCTTTCTGCATGCTCGGCAGACGGCGGGTCTGACACTGCATCCGCAAAGAGCCACGGcacaaaggaagaggaggcgacagaagatGGCGAGGCAGGTCCAGACACAGAGCGAAAGAGCTCAGGCAGTGGAcccagaagagaagaaacaagcaACACGGCAGCAAGAACCGCGAAATGTAGGGCGGTTGAAAGCAGGAGGGAAAGCGCGCGAGCTTGGGgtcttcccgtctttgcGGGCACgggccttctgtctcttgtgtgcatgcgcgaaggACACAGtgcgcgaaaaaaaccggGATGAGGGCACGACggggcggaagaagacatgTGCTTCCGGCTGGTGCGCCTAGCGGGCGactcttctcgttcccgcGGAAGACTCGGAGTGGAGGCACACCGCGCCGATCGGACACTGCAGGGCTTCTCCATGgtcgaagacgaaagaagccCGAAAAAACCCACGCGGATAAACAGGCAAGAGAAACCAGGGGGGGTCTTCCTGTCTGGTTACCGATCTTAAGCGCTATCGGAAACAAAACCGAATGCCAGTCGGCTGCTTTTCGCCACAAGCACGTTCCAGAGGCGCAGCACTGTAGgacttctcttcttcccgacTCGGGTTCGACGCAAAAATTCCGTGTTTCTCGGGTTTACACACTGGTGACCCACGCCGGGcacgcggcgccggcgctgtTATCGAACTCCGCGAGAGCGCGCCTTGTTCTTGGCCCCTGGACAATCTGGCAGGGCGCCTTCATTTGCCTGGTCAGTCCAGAACTCTGGAAACCTTTGAAATCAGCTTCTGAAGGCCAAGAGCCGCTGAGTGCTGCTCTCGGGAGAACCGGAGTGCGATCCGAGGGgcgtgagggagagaggatGAGACGGCGGGGGGTGCCCGTCAACGGCACGAATGTGCAACGGCGGGTCTTTGTCTGCCTCTTGCAAAAGAAGGACACGAGCGTTTGAAAGGTTTGTTCCAAGGTGGACTCGCCAGAAAAGTGAGGACCCGACCGCGGACGACACAGAGGACGGTGTCGATCCCCCCCGTCGATGCATGGCTCCAGGTCTCCAAGAACTCTTGCACTTTGTCAAGCGAAAAAAGGCGCGATCTAGAGACCGGAAGCAAGAAAAACAGCGGTTTCCCAGAACGACGAATCGAAAAGGCGACGGCTCACGAAAAAATCCAGGAAGCTGGAATCTCCTGACCGTTGAGAAAACCATCTATTcaccgagaaaagacagactGGCGGGTCCTCTCGTCTCAGAACCCGCCACCCGAGTCGCCTGTGGCGTTTTTTATTTCTTATGCGTGCAAAGAAACCTGTGGACTTTCCATGCAAAAATCTGTTGACTTCCCTTTAATTTGAGGGATGCAAAAAACCAACGTGTTCCAAACTGTGCGGGTATTCCCTTGTAGCGGCGCCGATTGGTAGCTTCGTCCAGCATGCTTTTGTCCAGCTTTTCGCAGATGGTTGGGGCCTCCCTCGATGGTAAGCCAAGGCGCAAGGCAGAGTTGGTACGGCGCAACCCGGAAACTGCTGTCACTGCAGGATTCCGGACAACTGAAGGAATTACACTCGATTCTTGCTGCACGGTTTCGAGTGCACACAAGCAGTGCGTTCTTCAGTGGCTACAGAAGCCTGATACGGACCTGCGCGACCGCAGTTGgtgaaggaaagagagctTGTGGAGAGGATGGGGGCATTTTAGTGAAGCAAAAACCACAAAAAAACGCGTTGAACCGGAACCTTGAGATCGGAACTCATGCGAAGCGAAACTCCGCCCCCGACCCCTTCTCCCCACAAAGTTAACCTTTCGTCTTGTGCCTGTTTGCTGGGCAATGGGAGAGCTTGAGTGCTTCTTCGGCAACTGCAGACGTGCGATTGCGCTTGAGCTACACTTTTCAAGTCTTTCTCGAATCCTCCATAAAGGGGGTTGGCTCGTTGGACGTCGTTGGACCAGGGAAACTCACGCGGGCGGTGTCATGGCCAGCAGAaaccccccctcccccctgCCTTGTTGGATGTATCGGGCTGACAGGAGCGGCAAATTTCAATGTGAAGGCTCTCTTGAGGTCCTAGGAGAGGGAATCTTATCGTACACTGGATGTTGTGCCGTAGCTGAGTTAGTACAGGCATCCACTGTGTTCGGACTGAACATGTAGCAGTTGGGATACCTACAGCCCGTGATTTGTTAAAGAGGACCTGTGCACGGGGGCAGAAGCAAACGCGGTAGAAACGTTTCATTCTGACATCGTAAGCGTGAATGTGGAATAGGTTATTAGTGCAGATTCAATGCTGTTGACTCTGTGAGGCAACAACCAAAAATGCGAAACCACCACAGACACTCGCCGTCCTCCTTGCAAGCGGGGACAACAGCAAGCTCCCGCTCCTAAGCTCTTCCACACCACCAGCGCTAACTGTTCCTCAAATTGCCGGAGAAAGGTCTAGCAGGTACGCGTGGCGGATCATGATCGGACCCGTCATGCTGTTGCACACTGTGCTTAGGGCGCTAACAAGTGTAGCGGAGCAACAAGGACCCCTCTTAATGAAGATTCTCTATTATGGTCCTGCCGATGTGCTGCGGCGTCCTCCAGACGGCGACTCTTCTGACTCTTTTGTCCGGGATTGTAGATTCGATCTCAGAGTATGAAGGCGCTCAGTGACAGCCTCAGGAGTACGTACACCTCAACGCGCTGGCTGCTGCGCCGAGGAAACCATGCCCAGAAGAGCACTAGATCGCATGAGATGAGTCGGCTGTGGGTGTTGCTTACGTTCGATGCCACACACAAATTTATAGTGGTTGCCTAATGCACTCCTAGGGGCGTAGGAAAAAGCGGGTTTCTCCATTATTTCGGTTACCGCGCTCTCTGCTATTGAGCCTCGAGCGAAACAGTTAAGATGCTGGTCCTCAACAGCATCTCGGCAATGTTGCAAAACGACGAACAGAACAAGCGTCACTTCAGAAAATAGACAGAGCTGGAAAACAACGAGGGGACGAATGTACGCACCTGGATCCCCTCTCATTTCGAGTCACGTGGCGGCTATTGCTGGCCAGCGTACAGAATGGAAGCTTGGTAAGGAATGTGTAAGCACACAGAATGCAGTGCACCGTCCGCCGCAGGGCACTACTGAGTTGCCCGCGCGAGCACGCTTGAGAGGACTCTAAAAAACGTATCTGTGCAAGATAAACACATAAAACATTGACATAGAAATGACCAGATCCAGGCGCGCCTACAGAGATACCTATGTACCACAcgtcgtctcttctgcatATACAGATTGAAGATAAATGTGAAGGGACACGTGCACGCACACAATATACATGCAAATCCCAAACGACGAATGTGAATAGCTGCAGATTCACCAGCGTGTAAATCTTTGATATATTCGTGGAGCTTCGTCAACTTTGAACTGAAGCGCAGATCCCGAGAGTGAACAGGAAACTAAGACGACTGTTGACTGTGTCTCGTGGAGACTCAGTCCACGCTCGAACGGTCGACGatgcgaaggagaggcgaggccgctTCCGAGGGGGCTGACACACTGGAACAATTGAGATTTTTCTCTGAAAAGACGGTCGACCATTCAAGACTGAGAAGAGACGTGGGAAAAATCGCATGTCAAATCCGGATTCCGCTACGAAGGGTTCCTCACATTCGGCGgaccctcttctctctttcctctcccgtcaTTCGCGTTCCGTCTCGTTCTGCATTTCTTCCGCTCTATCCCCTTccttgtttcctttccttctcgatacttcccttcctctcctccaaCTCATTGGTCCTCTTCTATCTTGCTCTCTggcctctttcctccctctcttgtttcgcatgggttctctctccatctcaCATGCCGGCTTCTGCcgctccctcgtctttcATCCTGCGCTTTCCCTTTACGCGTTAAGTGCATTGTCTCTCATCCTTAGCTTCCTCTCCCACGATCCGACAATGACCGAACTTTGCCTGGTAGTCGCTGATGCCGTATTTCATGGCTTTCTCGTCCCAGTAGGCGACCGGGCGCCTCGCGCAAATCAAAAAATTTGCTTTTCGCAAATCTAGGCCGACGGAAAAACACAGGAAGGCGCACGCCGCGGCCACGCTGCGTCCAACGCCAGCGTTGCAGTGGATGTACACCGAGTGGCCGCTctggaaaaaacacacaaaaaagaaTGGTCACCGCAAAAAAAAAATGAACAGCAAACGTGTCACAGGTAGACCACGGATGAGCTGCCTCACACATTAAGCACAGTCTACGGACGCGGAAAGGCAAAGGACGAGAGGGTAACGCAGAGGGGAGATAGGGAGAACATAAGATGCCTGATATCTTCGAGAAGCGATAGATGAGAAatgcagagacgaaaagaaaaacgaggagcaCGAGGAAGCATGTTCACCTACGCCAGAAAGAGGGACGCGTCGCGAAAGGACTATAACGTAGGCGCCTGGAAAGACCGTCAGGTTCATgacttttttttcgcttcagGTGGCTACGCGGGGCAGCTAGATGAACacgcgagaaggggagacagcgcgttTCCTTGACAGAatgaggaacgcgagagaaggaactgaGCTCCCCTCTCACTCCAATCAGAAGAGAAACTGAACTGCGAAAGCCGTGAGGCGTCGTACCTTGACGAGACccaggaggagaaaagcagCATTGGCCACTGCAATTTTCCTTGCCGAATCACACATGTCTGCCGTCGGCAGCCACACATATCGAAGACCAGAGCCGTCATACAAATGGCTCACGGCTTCTGCTGACCGAGAACTGGCAATCGGATCCGGGTAATTATTGCTGATGAAAATGGACAggtgggagagagacgagcaaaTCACCCGAATTCAAGAAGGACCaccagagacggaaaaagggACGCACGATAGGGAAAGGTAGACCAAAGACGGATGTGGGAAGCCAGGAATATCCGGAAAGAAACGTCTCTAGGCGACGCGCcagagcaggagagacgagacgggaTATGAGAAGACTAGCACGCAACCATGTGAAAcgcagacgcgagaaacgatgcctgcagaaaagagagatgcTAAtcggggaagagggaggagaaggccACCAAGcgaaacaagagaaagaagaaagaaaaagaagaaagagatcctgaagaaagacgagaaagagaacacaCAGCTCAGGGCTGGCTCGAATCCCTACCACAGATCTTGCTCCGTTTGCAGGTTAACAATGCAGGTCACCTTCAGCTCTTCTTTGAGATGGAGTATGTGCTTCAGCTGCCGAGGACAAGAGCCGACGAAGAATCTCGGAAATATCGTTGAATAGTGCATTCGGCATTCGCTCTTCACTGCGTTGTAAAAGCGAGTCGTCAGGTCGTTCTCCCCGACTCCTCCCGCTGACAAAAAAAGCAAAGGCGAGACAACCCACGCGTCCTATTCGATTTCGACGTCCCCTGTCCCCTTGACTTtccccttcgtcgtctcttcctcccggtTCCTGTCTTTTGCTACCTCACTCACATTTGGCATAATCTCGAatctccccctctcttccccgaTGTTCGCGTCTTTGGGCTGCCGCCCTGTCCCTATTGCCTTGTCTTTCAGTTGCCGCCCCCACGCCCAagtttttctgtcgcgccgTTTACCTCTTGGGTCCCGGAAGTGCGCGATTCGGCAGATGTACAGACACTCGAGATTGCCGAGTTCGTTGACGTCCACGACGACATCGAAAGGATCGAAACAAAATTTCCGGTTGCTGTCCGGTCCAAAACCTTCCCAAACGACCGATTCCGACGGTccaggagaagacgggcaTCTCGAGGGCGACGGTGGAAACAGCCACTTTCTCCACGATCGAGTTGActcccgtccttcttcttccttgtccagaacctcgctgtctcccgcaTACGTGGCGGGCTCTTGTTCACCTGCAGTTGCGGGGACGTACGGCACGGCGGTTTCGCCATTCGGAGGATACCAGAGCACAAACTTGTACTCGAACGTGCAGTGACGCAGagggtgtctctccagcacGGCCTGAACATCTGGGGCTCGCGTGGCCACTCGATAGGCGGCGGCGTCCCACACGCCCTTTGTCGCCGCCACCGCGGCGGTTGAGGtgcacgagaaggaagacgaagacgcgcaggagaAGGAGGTGCGCGACCGCTGCTCTACCGCAGGGTACGCCGCCAGCGAGTTCTGCCTAGAGTACTCGCTCAGTACACGCTGCGAAGTCGAAAGTAACTCGACAGCGAAAGGGCAATCTCCAGGGTAGGCTTCGACGCacggcggcgcagagacgggagaccCGAAGCAGTGCCGGCCTTGCCACTGTCCACACCGTCTCCGGTCCGCGTTCGTGTGGGACGTAGACCGCAGCGAGCTATGGACATCATTCGACTCGCTGGGAGAACAAGCTACGGGCTCGATATCGATATCTCGAAACCAGAGGCTCGGCTCAAGGCCCTGAGGATGGGGCGCCGAGTAGGGCATCAACGGGACGCAGTGGTCCAGCTTCCACTCGCCTAGAAACGGTGCAGAGCCGACAACCCCGAGCTGGGCGTTGGGAGGAACGAACGCAATGACGCTGAAGCGGACGCGCATTTTGAACAAATACAATGTACCCCGTGAGCGTTTCCTGTTCcgccctttctctcctggaGCAAAAACAGATGCGAACGAGAAACGAGGTAGAGTGCCGCTCTCACTCTCGATTAACGGACCACGCCAGGCGCATGAGCACGAGCAAAccaaggagacacggagacagaaaggtcGAGAGACcaagtgtctctctcccgtgaAACGACGCTGTCTTGGGCTCGTCcaacgaaggaaaaggagagcacGTTCCCTTTGATTCACGGTCAGCCTGCGGGAATGCGAGAAAGCTGCTGGGCCGAGGACACCCGCATCGGCCAGCCTTCTGTCAGAGTACAGGCACTTCCTccggcagaggcggaaggaagactcgggagaaagcgaaaaccAGGATGTACTGGAACAGCGCCACACTCACGCTCCCAGGAGACGCCTGCGCGCACCGACCTCCCAAATCAACTTTGTTGTGGTCACGTTGTAGCCGTACGGGCCATTCTAGCCGCAATCTCTCGATACACGAACAACCGCCTGGGTCATAT
Encoded proteins:
- a CDS encoding putative dual-specificity phosphatase laforin, producing MRVRFSVIAFVPPNAQLGVVGSAPFLGEWKLDHCVPLMPYSAPHPQGLEPSLWFRDIDIEPVACSPSESNDVHSSLRSTSHTNADRRRCGQWQGRHCFGSPVSAPPCVEAYPGDCPFAVELLSTSQRVLSEYSRQNSLAAYPAVEQRSRTSFSCASSSSFSCTSTAAVAATKGVWDAAAYRVATRAPDVQAVLERHPLRHCTFEYKFVLWYPPNGETAVPYVPATAGEQEPATYAGDSEVLDKEEEGRESTRSWRKWLFPPSPSRCPSSPGPSESVVWEGFGPDSNRKFCFDPFDVVVDVNELGNLECLYICRIAHFRDPRAGGVGENDLTTRFYNAVKSECRMHYSTIFPRFFVGSCPRQLKHILHLKEELKVTCIVNLQTEQDLCNNYPDPIASSRSAEAVSHLYDGSGLRYVWLPTADMCDSARKIAVANAAFLLLGLVKSGHSVYIHCNAGVGRSVAAACAFLCFSVGLDLRKANFLICARRPVAYWDEKAMKYGISDYQAKFGHCRIVGEEAKDERQCT